A single Streptomyces sp. 2114.4 DNA region contains:
- a CDS encoding SRPBCC family protein, protein MPVRSRRLHRYRFCTVWLLNAPPTVVYAVLERAEAYPRWWPQVREVKALDDRSGVARFRSVLPYDLTVVASERVRDPGAGVLEIGMSGDLAGWARWTVVPGAGGTRAVFEQDVEVCKPLLRRFALLGRPVFLANHALMMRSGRRGLAAWLARG, encoded by the coding sequence ATGCCCGTCCGGTCACGCCGACTGCACCGCTACCGCTTTTGCACCGTCTGGCTGCTCAACGCCCCGCCGACCGTCGTCTACGCCGTCCTCGAACGCGCCGAGGCCTACCCCCGGTGGTGGCCGCAGGTCCGCGAGGTGAAGGCGCTCGACGACCGCAGCGGCGTCGCCCGCTTCCGTTCGGTGCTGCCGTACGACCTCACGGTCGTGGCGAGCGAGCGCGTACGGGACCCGGGCGCGGGGGTGCTGGAGATAGGGATGAGCGGTGACCTGGCCGGCTGGGCGCGCTGGACGGTGGTGCCCGGCGCCGGCGGCACCCGCGCGGTCTTCGAGCAGGACGTCGAGGTCTGCAAGCCGCTGCTGCGGCGCTTCGCGCTGCTGGGGCGGCCGGTCTTCCTCGCCAATCATGCGCTGATGATGCGGTCCGGGCGCCGGGGGCTCGCCGCCTGGCTGGCCCGCGGATGA